A stretch of Paenibacillus mucilaginosus 3016 DNA encodes these proteins:
- the opp1B gene encoding nickel/cobalt ABC transporter permease: MGWYITKRGLLSVPMIVIISFLTFVLINLSPQDPAEVVLQAQGVPQITKELIAQTRAELGMDRPFLTRYFHWLTACLQLNFGNSYVTGEPVWALLGPAFSNTFKLTLVSVIAMIALSIVLGVMCALKEGGLMDQSVRGVSFFLTSMPSYLLAALMIWYFSVKLDLLPTSGMESYPSYVLPVTIIAVNYAGIYFRIVRSSMISNLHEDYVLYGRACGLPERKITIHMVRNSLQVAVSVFCMAVPIILGSTVVVENMFAWPGLGSLSVKAILSRDFPMIQAYVLVLAVSFVLFNTVSDMVNAAMNPRVRRDL, translated from the coding sequence ATGGGCTGGTATATTACCAAACGGGGATTATTATCGGTCCCCATGATTGTCATCATCTCATTCTTGACCTTTGTTCTCATCAACCTGTCTCCCCAGGACCCGGCCGAGGTGGTGCTGCAGGCGCAGGGCGTCCCCCAAATTACAAAGGAACTGATTGCGCAGACCCGAGCGGAGCTCGGGATGGATCGGCCGTTCCTGACCCGGTACTTCCATTGGCTGACGGCATGCCTGCAGCTCAATTTTGGGAATTCGTACGTGACCGGGGAGCCTGTCTGGGCGCTGCTCGGCCCCGCCTTTTCGAACACATTCAAGCTGACGCTTGTTTCGGTCATTGCTATGATTGCATTGTCCATTGTACTGGGGGTTATGTGCGCATTGAAGGAAGGAGGCTTAATGGATCAATCGGTTAGGGGCGTTTCCTTTTTCCTGACCTCCATGCCGTCCTATTTACTTGCTGCACTGATGATCTGGTATTTCTCGGTGAAGCTGGATTTGCTGCCGACAAGCGGGATGGAGTCGTACCCAAGCTATGTGCTGCCGGTGACGATCATCGCAGTCAATTATGCGGGCATTTACTTTCGAATTGTCAGAAGCTCGATGATAAGCAATCTACACGAAGACTACGTTCTGTACGGAAGGGCCTGCGGCTTACCGGAGAGGAAGATCACGATCCATATGGTACGCAATTCATTACAGGTTGCCGTTTCCGTATTTTGTATGGCGGTACCCATTATTCTAGGCAGCACGGTCGTTGTGGAAAATATGTTTGCTTGGCCGGGTTTAGGCAGTCTGAGCGTAAAAGCAATTCTAAGCAGGGATTTCCCGATGATCCAGGCCTATGTATTGGTTCTGGCCGTCTCTTTTGTGCTGTTCAACACCGTCTCCGACATGGTTAATGCGGCGATGAACCCGAGAGTAAGAAGGGATCTCTAG
- the cntC gene encoding staphylopine uptake ABC transporter permease subunit CntC, with protein MSMLKRILKDKLAAVSLSIVVITIMVGIFAPWFAPHDPHEVHMELRYAAPTGEYLLGNDHLGRCVLSRLIFGIRPSVLWVFVALVLSVGVGAILGFIAGYFRGRTDAVLMRICDVMLSFPGYVMTLALIGMLGVGLQNILIAFVLSKWAWFARVIRTSVMQAAESDYVKFSQAIGAGHLSIMVRHIVPVSLPDIAVISSSSFGSMVLQISGFSFLGLGIQAPHAEWGMMLNEAREVMFSRPEIMLAPGLTIIMVVSAINFLSDALQVALDPKLMTSKGKLQADAAALEARLPGKEVA; from the coding sequence ATGAGCATGTTGAAACGGATACTGAAAGATAAGCTGGCTGCGGTTTCCTTATCCATCGTTGTAATCACGATTATGGTCGGGATCTTCGCCCCTTGGTTTGCGCCGCATGATCCGCATGAAGTCCATATGGAGCTGAGATATGCAGCCCCTACAGGGGAATACTTGCTGGGCAACGATCACCTGGGCCGCTGCGTTTTGTCCCGATTGATATTTGGCATTCGCCCCAGCGTGCTCTGGGTGTTCGTCGCGTTGGTATTGTCCGTAGGGGTGGGAGCGATTCTCGGGTTTATCGCAGGCTATTTCCGGGGGAGAACGGATGCGGTTCTCATGAGAATATGCGATGTGATGCTTTCGTTCCCGGGATATGTCATGACTCTGGCCCTTATCGGCATGCTCGGTGTAGGTCTTCAGAATATTTTGATTGCGTTTGTGTTGAGCAAGTGGGCCTGGTTCGCCCGGGTCATCCGGACATCGGTCATGCAGGCAGCGGAATCTGATTATGTCAAGTTTTCCCAAGCGATCGGTGCCGGTCATCTGAGCATTATGGTGAGGCACATTGTGCCGGTATCCCTCCCGGACATTGCAGTGATTTCCAGCAGCTCCTTTGGTTCGATGGTCCTGCAAATCTCCGGCTTTTCTTTTCTCGGATTAGGCATTCAAGCTCCCCACGCAGAATGGGGAATGATGCTGAACGAGGCCAGGGAAGTGATGTTCTCGAGGCCGGAGATCATGCTCGCGCCCGGCTTAACGATCATCATGGTCGTATCGGCCATCAACTTCTTGTCCGATGCGCTTCAGGTTGCTTTGGATCCGAAGCTGATGACCTCCAAGGGCAAGCTGCAGGCGGATGCGGCCGCCTTGGAGGCGAGGCTTCCAGGGAAAGAGGTGGCTTAA
- the cntD gene encoding staphylopine uptake ABC transporter ATP-binding protein CntD → MTHLLEVANLKIWDSGTGKVIVPGSSFHVKQGSCLAIVGESGSGKSVTCRAIMRLNKTRLRQSGDIVFKGENLADLPESEMRKKRGKQLCMILQNGMRAFDPSCVVGVHLKETLHQHFGWSKDEAVTHMKLAMASVMLKNPLEVMNKYPHQLSGGMLQRVMIALAMVLEPDILIADEPTTALDTISQYEVVEQFLQLRERMGCSMIFISHDLGVVKKIADEVLVMKDGVIVEKGTTRAIFTEAEHEYTRYLVSTKQALNHHFRRLMGGVGLAER, encoded by the coding sequence TTGACACACCTGTTAGAGGTTGCCAATTTGAAGATTTGGGACAGCGGCACGGGCAAAGTGATCGTCCCCGGCAGCTCTTTTCATGTCAAGCAAGGAAGCTGTCTGGCCATTGTCGGGGAAAGCGGCAGCGGCAAATCGGTGACATGCAGAGCCATAATGAGGTTGAACAAAACCCGACTTCGCCAATCCGGAGACATTGTATTCAAAGGGGAAAACCTGGCCGATCTCCCGGAGAGCGAAATGAGAAAGAAGAGGGGAAAGCAGCTGTGCATGATCCTGCAGAATGGCATGCGCGCCTTTGACCCTTCTTGTGTGGTGGGCGTGCATCTCAAGGAGACGCTTCACCAGCATTTTGGCTGGAGCAAGGATGAAGCTGTGACCCATATGAAGCTTGCCATGGCCAGCGTGATGCTGAAAAACCCGCTCGAGGTGATGAACAAGTATCCCCATCAGCTGTCGGGCGGCATGCTGCAGCGGGTGATGATTGCGCTGGCGATGGTGCTGGAGCCCGACATCCTCATTGCGGATGAGCCGACAACAGCCCTGGATACGATCTCGCAATACGAGGTCGTCGAACAGTTTCTTCAGCTGCGGGAACGAATGGGCTGTTCGATGATTTTCATTTCCCACGACTTGGGGGTTGTGAAGAAAATAGCCGATGAAGTACTGGTCATGAAAGACGGAGTCATTGTGGAAAAAGGGACTACCCGGGCCATATTCACTGAAGCAGAGCATGAATACACCCGTTATCTGGTGTCCACGAAGCAGGCGCTGAATCATCATTTTAGGCGGTTGATGGGAGGCGTTGGCCTTGCTGAGCGTTAA
- a CDS encoding ABC transporter ATP-binding protein, producing the protein MLSVKGVEKFYKKGGFFSRERQHVLKNISFECSQGECLGVIGESGSGKSTLGRLILGIEQPDQGEIRFEGANVTGRRARSGSISAVFQDYTSSMNPFFTVEEVIKEPLRLLKMSKQDMHDKIDVLLNQVGLSPSYRPKYPHELSGGEAQRVSLARAVAAEPKLILLDEAVSSLDGSVQLQVLDLLKSLRRIYGMSYIFITHDIQAAAYLCDTVMIIRDGQIEEKVRIEQLKDVQSAYAKKLLQMIIA; encoded by the coding sequence TTGCTGAGCGTTAAAGGCGTAGAGAAGTTCTATAAAAAGGGCGGATTCTTCTCCAGGGAGAGGCAGCATGTACTGAAGAACATCAGCTTCGAGTGCAGCCAGGGCGAATGTCTCGGCGTGATCGGAGAGAGCGGCAGCGGCAAATCCACACTAGGGCGCTTGATTCTGGGGATTGAACAGCCGGATCAGGGAGAGATTCGGTTCGAGGGAGCGAACGTGACAGGCAGGAGAGCGAGATCGGGGAGCATCAGCGCCGTATTCCAGGACTACACGTCTTCCATGAATCCGTTCTTCACGGTAGAAGAAGTGATCAAGGAGCCGTTGCGTTTACTGAAGATGAGCAAGCAGGATATGCACGACAAGATAGATGTTTTATTGAATCAGGTAGGTTTGAGCCCGTCTTACCGCCCAAAATATCCGCACGAGCTCTCCGGCGGAGAGGCTCAAAGGGTCAGCCTTGCGAGGGCCGTTGCTGCAGAGCCGAAATTGATATTGCTGGATGAAGCCGTCAGCTCCTTGGACGGGTCGGTTCAGCTCCAGGTGCTGGACCTGCTCAAAAGCTTGAGGAGGATCTACGGCATGAGTTATATCTTCATCACGCATGACATTCAGGCAGCAGCTTATCTATGCGATACCGTCATGATCATTCGCGACGGGCAGATCGAAGAGAAGGTCAGGATAGAACAATTAAAGGACGTTCAGTCCGCTTATGCCAAGAAACTGCTGCAGATGATCATTGCCTAG
- the cntE gene encoding staphylopine family metallophore export MFS transporter CntE: MSGALSWPFLRLYLLTLSYFSANSILNVIIPLQGKSLGATNTGIGIIMGAYLFTAMFFRPWAGQMIQKYGPIKVLRTILILNGLALILYTFSGLEGYFAARVMQGVCTAFFSMALQLGIIDALPDKDRSQGISLYSLCAYMPGIVGPLLALGIWQAGDRGAFTMVMIALALFTGLVGYSARMDHKETAQPAPEQPKQGAGMLKSIGQLTSNPYLFTCSVLMLTASMVFGSVTTFIPLYAGQIQGGHAGIYLMLQAGTLVLARFTLRKKIPSDGRWHSSFIMGIMLMVAAAAQSVSFSMMGGAVFFYVGAVLMGMAQAVLYPTLTTYLSFVLPQASRNMFIGLFVATADLGVSLGGVLMGPIADLTSYSSMYMICAMLGASMILFAYVRRSKLVDRSGEKIVESIR; the protein is encoded by the coding sequence GTGAGTGGAGCACTATCCTGGCCATTTTTGCGGCTGTATTTATTGACACTGTCCTATTTTAGCGCCAATTCAATATTGAATGTGATCATCCCTTTGCAGGGGAAATCGCTCGGAGCCACCAATACGGGCATCGGGATCATCATGGGGGCCTACTTGTTTACAGCCATGTTCTTCCGGCCGTGGGCAGGCCAAATGATTCAAAAGTATGGACCCATCAAAGTGCTGCGTACGATTCTGATCCTCAATGGATTGGCATTGATCCTGTATACGTTTAGCGGACTCGAGGGCTATTTCGCTGCCCGCGTGATGCAGGGGGTGTGTACGGCCTTCTTCTCGATGGCACTGCAGCTGGGCATCATTGATGCGCTGCCGGATAAGGATCGTTCGCAGGGGATCTCGCTCTATTCGTTGTGCGCTTATATGCCGGGGATTGTGGGACCGCTGCTGGCGTTAGGCATTTGGCAGGCTGGGGATAGGGGAGCCTTCACGATGGTCATGATCGCGCTCGCCCTATTCACTGGACTTGTCGGCTATAGTGCCAGGATGGACCACAAAGAGACAGCTCAACCTGCTCCCGAACAGCCGAAGCAGGGAGCGGGTATGCTGAAGTCCATTGGCCAGTTAACCAGCAATCCGTATTTGTTTACATGCAGCGTCCTGATGCTGACGGCTTCCATGGTGTTCGGCTCGGTGACGACCTTCATTCCGCTGTACGCCGGACAAATCCAAGGGGGGCATGCGGGAATTTATCTTATGCTTCAGGCAGGCACCCTGGTCCTGGCCCGGTTTACACTGCGGAAGAAGATTCCTTCGGACGGCAGATGGCACTCTTCTTTTATTATGGGCATCATGCTCATGGTAGCCGCGGCGGCGCAAAGTGTCAGCTTTTCCATGATGGGCGGAGCTGTGTTTTTCTATGTCGGTGCCGTTTTGATGGGGATGGCTCAGGCGGTTCTCTATCCTACGCTGACCACTTATTTGTCTTTTGTGTTACCCCAGGCGAGCCGCAATATGTTCATCGGATTATTCGTAGCTACGGCTGACTTAGGCGTTTCGCTGGGAGGGGTTCTCATGGGGCCGATTGCGGATCTAACCTCCTATTCCTCCATGTATATGATTTGCGCTATGCTGGGCGCGTCGATGATTCTGTTCGCTTATGTCCGCCGCAGCAAGTTAGTCGATAGGAGTGGAGAGAAGATCGTTGAATCCATAAGGTAA
- a CDS encoding ArsR/SmtB family transcription factor, with the protein MEHLEITAKFIRGFADKTRLQILHSLMRKEKTVSELVEEIGVAQSRASQHLACLRDCGIVEGRQEGKFVYYSIKGEEIIRLLQMFETALKPVESLVACCETVEELTCTPAIRKE; encoded by the coding sequence ATGGAGCACCTTGAAATAACGGCGAAGTTCATCCGCGGTTTTGCAGACAAGACGAGACTTCAAATTCTTCATTCGCTGATGCGTAAGGAAAAAACAGTATCCGAACTGGTGGAAGAGATCGGCGTTGCCCAATCCCGGGCCTCTCAGCATTTGGCCTGCCTTCGTGACTGCGGCATTGTGGAGGGCAGACAGGAGGGGAAGTTTGTCTATTATTCCATCAAGGGGGAGGAGATCATCCGGCTTCTTCAGATGTTCGAGACCGCTTTGAAGCCGGTTGAATCCTTGGTGGCTTGTTGTGAGACGGTAGAGGAATTAACCTGTACACCTGCAATACGTAAAGAGTGA
- a CDS encoding heavy metal translocating P-type ATPase, with translation MKDNETVETGKKEAKNPPAFKKSLDFTVTATSSPKAGDSCCSNANQGSSACCEEDHCSSMSGENAGVYERIPQERRKPGDQAEAMEPNGSIRSYRIEGMDCSSCALTLENHLKEKPYVKSVSVHFSSATMKIDHGNEVTDIVREVDKLGYKASLITKRRGQVELQPAKGASSVPLLSGALLALGYLGSLAGVTAWLTMALYAVSMMIAGYKPAKSAFYAVQSRSLDMNVLMTAAALGAAFIGEWLEGATVVWLFAVGNMLQTRSIDKTRNTLRSLMDLTPDDAWLKTDSGLARKPVEAISAGDRIVVKPGEKIPLDGVVLEGLSMVNQAPITGESVPVDKEPGSIVYAGSLNANGSLEIRVTKPADDTAVARIIHMVEEAQDKKAPTQTFVDQFARIYTPVVFILALLIMFVPPWFAVGSWSEWFYRGLELLVVACPCALVISTPVAIVSAIGNAARQGVLIKGGSSLEMAGKIDAVAFDKTGTLTEGKPKVSYVTGFGIPEEEVVSIARTIEEHSRHPIASAIMEYAKEQQIRPLSGESYQAIAGKGAQASINGKPYFAGNARLFQEDLHLSLAPIAAILSELQRSGNTLVIIGTDQELLGIIAVSDTIRPVTAAAISKLKAAGIRQTVMLTGDHEGTAAKISKQAGVDRYLAGLLPEDKVEGLRQLQHEGYTIAMVGDGINDAPALASADLGIAMGGAGTDTAMETADIVLMADNLERLPYTVELSRKALAIIKQNIWFSLIVKAAALLLIFPGWLTLWIAVLSDTGAALIVILNSMRLLRMK, from the coding sequence ATGAAAGACAATGAAACCGTCGAGACGGGCAAGAAGGAAGCTAAGAATCCGCCGGCCTTCAAGAAAAGCTTGGACTTCACAGTGACCGCTACCTCGTCGCCCAAGGCCGGTGACTCTTGCTGCTCGAATGCGAATCAGGGCTCATCCGCATGCTGTGAAGAGGATCATTGCTCTTCGATGTCCGGAGAGAACGCCGGCGTATATGAGCGAATCCCGCAGGAGCGCCGGAAGCCTGGGGATCAGGCTGAAGCCATGGAACCGAATGGGAGCATCCGGAGTTATCGAATTGAAGGCATGGACTGCAGTTCTTGTGCACTGACCCTGGAGAATCACCTGAAGGAAAAACCCTATGTGAAGTCCGTAAGTGTCCATTTCTCCAGTGCTACGATGAAGATTGACCACGGGAATGAGGTTACGGACATCGTACGAGAGGTGGATAAACTTGGCTATAAAGCCTCCCTCATCACGAAGCGCCGCGGCCAAGTCGAATTGCAGCCGGCCAAGGGAGCTTCATCGGTACCCCTGCTGTCCGGCGCTCTTCTCGCATTAGGTTATTTAGGATCCCTTGCCGGCGTCACCGCGTGGCTGACCATGGCGTTATATGCGGTATCCATGATGATCGCGGGCTATAAGCCGGCCAAGAGCGCATTTTATGCCGTACAAAGCAGGTCTTTGGACATGAATGTGCTCATGACGGCTGCCGCCCTGGGAGCTGCATTCATCGGAGAGTGGCTGGAAGGAGCCACGGTCGTATGGTTGTTTGCGGTTGGCAATATGCTGCAGACAAGGTCCATTGACAAGACAAGGAACACCCTTCGGAGCCTGATGGATCTAACCCCGGATGACGCATGGCTGAAAACCGACTCCGGTCTTGCCCGAAAGCCGGTTGAGGCAATCTCGGCAGGTGATCGGATCGTTGTGAAGCCGGGTGAGAAGATTCCCTTGGACGGTGTAGTGCTCGAGGGGCTGTCCATGGTTAATCAGGCACCGATTACCGGCGAATCTGTTCCTGTAGACAAGGAGCCTGGCAGCATCGTGTATGCCGGATCGCTCAATGCCAATGGATCTCTTGAGATCCGGGTAACCAAGCCGGCCGATGATACGGCCGTTGCCAGAATTATTCACATGGTGGAGGAAGCCCAGGATAAGAAAGCCCCCACACAAACCTTTGTGGATCAATTTGCCCGAATCTACACCCCTGTCGTGTTTATATTGGCCTTGTTGATCATGTTTGTACCGCCCTGGTTTGCCGTCGGATCCTGGTCGGAATGGTTTTATCGGGGGCTGGAGCTGCTTGTTGTCGCTTGCCCGTGTGCGCTGGTCATTTCAACCCCGGTTGCCATCGTTTCGGCTATCGGCAACGCTGCGAGGCAGGGCGTTTTGATTAAGGGGGGCTCCTCTCTTGAGATGGCAGGGAAGATCGACGCGGTGGCATTTGACAAAACGGGAACGCTGACCGAAGGCAAGCCCAAGGTATCCTATGTGACGGGCTTCGGCATACCGGAAGAGGAAGTGGTCTCCATAGCGAGAACCATCGAGGAGCATTCCAGGCATCCGATTGCGAGTGCGATCATGGAATATGCGAAGGAACAACAAATTCGTCCGCTTTCCGGCGAATCGTATCAAGCTATCGCGGGCAAAGGCGCGCAGGCATCCATTAACGGAAAGCCGTATTTTGCCGGGAACGCCAGGCTGTTTCAGGAAGATCTGCATCTCTCTCTTGCTCCTATAGCAGCGATATTGTCAGAACTTCAACGCTCCGGGAATACGCTGGTTATTATAGGTACGGATCAAGAGCTTCTGGGGATCATTGCCGTTTCGGATACCATCCGTCCGGTGACAGCCGCGGCGATTAGTAAATTAAAAGCTGCAGGGATCCGGCAGACGGTCATGCTTACGGGGGATCATGAAGGCACAGCCGCTAAAATCTCGAAGCAAGCCGGAGTGGATCGGTACTTGGCCGGACTGCTTCCGGAGGATAAGGTGGAAGGGTTGCGGCAACTGCAGCACGAAGGTTATACAATCGCTATGGTGGGCGACGGAATCAACGATGCGCCAGCCTTGGCGTCTGCCGATTTAGGTATTGCCATGGGGGGAGCCGGCACCGATACCGCCATGGAGACCGCTGATATCGTACTCATGGCGGATAATTTGGAGCGGCTGCCCTACACGGTGGAGTTAAGCAGAAAGGCCCTGGCCATCATCAAGCAGAATATCTGGTTTTCCCTGATCGTTAAGGCAGCTGCCTTATTGCTGATCTTCCCGGGGTGGCTTACCTTGTGGATTGCTGTACTCAGTGATACCGGTGCAGCCCTTATTGTCATTTTGAACAGCATGCGGCTCCTGCGTATGAAGTAA
- a CDS encoding alpha/beta fold hydrolase encodes MKLATTSLGLLIAIVSLLYVPVFASEGELAGRGKGEDKAEIQRNDHRIKGEPGIELFVREVRSNKNSNKTPLLLIHGARVPGIPSFDLQVPNGSLAEDLAEHGFPVYIMDVRGYGRSTRPPEMSELRSSHPPLVRSTEAVRDLSVVVDWIQKRNKGMKVAILGWATGGLWAGHYTTMHPDHVRLLILYNTIYGGSSNHPTLGSGSPMEDPNHPGRFNEEAYGAYRLNTASSLLPSWDSSIPVEDKSEWRDPRIVEAYVKESMASDETGGDRMPESFRSPSGAMEDTYYLASGRQLWDASLIRVPTVVIQSEYDFWSRHEDRERLVEQLVHAPYVKDVLIEGATHYAHLDRPDKGRNQFIEEVLRAMNEN; translated from the coding sequence ATGAAGCTGGCGACGACGTCTCTTGGTTTACTGATTGCCATTGTATCCCTTCTCTATGTACCCGTGTTCGCTTCCGAAGGAGAGTTGGCCGGGCGGGGAAAGGGAGAAGACAAAGCGGAAATACAGAGGAACGATCACAGAATCAAAGGCGAACCGGGAATTGAACTCTTCGTCCGGGAAGTCCGATCTAACAAAAATTCGAACAAAACACCCCTGCTCCTCATTCATGGGGCGAGAGTTCCGGGTATCCCGTCGTTCGATCTTCAGGTTCCGAACGGTTCTCTGGCAGAGGATCTGGCTGAACATGGCTTTCCGGTCTATATCATGGATGTTCGGGGTTATGGCAGATCCACCCGTCCACCCGAAATGTCGGAATTACGTTCTTCCCATCCACCGCTGGTGAGATCGACCGAAGCCGTCCGTGATCTGTCGGTCGTCGTGGATTGGATTCAAAAGAGGAACAAAGGAATGAAGGTGGCCATCCTTGGCTGGGCCACAGGCGGGCTTTGGGCGGGGCATTATACAACCATGCATCCGGATCACGTCCGTCTTCTTATCCTGTACAATACGATATACGGCGGCAGTTCGAACCATCCGACGCTCGGAAGCGGCTCCCCTATGGAAGATCCGAATCATCCGGGAAGATTTAACGAGGAAGCCTATGGAGCCTACCGATTGAATACAGCATCATCCCTGCTTCCGTCATGGGACAGCAGTATCCCGGTGGAGGACAAGTCAGAATGGCGGGATCCGCGTATCGTGGAGGCATATGTTAAGGAAAGCATGGCCAGCGACGAAACCGGCGGGGATCGAATGCCGGAGAGCTTTCGTTCTCCAAGCGGGGCAATGGAAGATACGTACTATCTCGCCTCGGGCAGACAATTGTGGGATGCCTCGCTTATCCGGGTACCAACCGTTGTGATCCAATCGGAATATGATTTCTGGTCAAGGCATGAGGACCGGGAACGGCTGGTCGAACAGCTTGTTCACGCGCCTTACGTCAAGGATGTATTGATCGAAGGTGCAACCCATTACGCACATCTGGATCGTCCCGATAAAGGGCGAAATCAGTTCATAGAAGAAGTGCTGCGGGCCATGAATGAAAATTGA
- a CDS encoding LysR family transcriptional regulator: MDLRLMKYFVTVAEELHFSRAAKRLNMAQPPLSQQIKSLETMLGVQLLKRNNRTVELTEPGRVFLEEAKKTLKQAEHALKAAQLAEQGLIGRLSVGFVGSAADGPFIHRLTSFLETYPFIELTLKEMTTSQQLDALLAGEIHAGVLRSDVQHPEIHMLEFTEEPCMLVIPESHPLASYQTLSVHDISSDPFIMPPRHLGPYFHDIIIGFFHSYGCSIRIAQEAIQMHTIVNLVSSGLGIAVVPASVSHFQRPGVVYKHFVEPPPHVRLSAAWRKDRVSQALELFLNHFKA; encoded by the coding sequence ATGGATCTGCGGCTCATGAAATACTTTGTGACGGTTGCTGAAGAACTGCATTTCAGCCGAGCGGCGAAGCGTCTGAATATGGCCCAGCCTCCGCTGAGTCAGCAAATCAAAAGCTTGGAAACCATGCTCGGTGTACAACTGTTAAAACGAAATAATCGAACCGTAGAATTAACCGAACCGGGCCGTGTGTTTCTTGAAGAAGCGAAGAAAACCTTGAAACAGGCCGAACACGCCCTGAAAGCCGCTCAACTTGCCGAGCAAGGGCTGATCGGGCGGCTTTCCGTGGGATTTGTGGGGTCGGCTGCGGATGGGCCTTTCATCCATAGACTTACATCGTTCCTTGAAACATACCCTTTCATCGAATTGACATTGAAGGAAATGACCACCAGTCAGCAGCTGGATGCGCTCCTTGCAGGGGAAATCCACGCAGGCGTACTGCGTTCGGATGTACAGCATCCTGAGATTCACATGCTGGAGTTTACCGAGGAGCCCTGCATGCTGGTTATACCCGAGTCTCATCCGTTGGCCTCATATCAGACCCTATCCGTCCACGATATTTCGAGTGATCCGTTCATTATGCCTCCGCGCCATCTCGGTCCTTATTTCCATGATATCATCATCGGATTCTTCCACAGCTATGGGTGCAGTATCCGGATTGCGCAGGAAGCGATTCAGATGCATACGATCGTCAATCTGGTCTCTTCGGGTTTAGGTATCGCCGTAGTTCCTGCTTCCGTAAGCCATTTCCAGAGACCGGGAGTGGTTTACAAGCATTTTGTTGAGCCGCCGCCGCATGTCCGTCTCTCGGCAGCATGGCGGAAGGACCGCGTATCCCAGGCTCTTGAGCTTTTCTTGAACCATTTTAAGGCTTGA
- a CDS encoding aminoacyl-tRNA deacylase: MDKLISLLKSQHVDYEVIEHRKPIHTAQEGADYFGIHIGQTAPTLLLKTDKGYYALVISGDYGRVDPVHLKELFHFQEIKLARPQEVEKVTGSTVGSVALINPDIPTFIDRELYRFDYVYGGTGVPQTTLKIRPKDIEKLNHTVGYIR; the protein is encoded by the coding sequence ATGGACAAATTAATTTCACTACTAAAGAGTCAGCACGTGGATTATGAGGTCATCGAACACAGGAAACCCATTCATACTGCACAGGAAGGTGCGGATTATTTTGGTATTCATATCGGTCAAACGGCCCCGACACTACTATTGAAAACAGATAAAGGTTACTATGCATTGGTCATTTCCGGTGATTACGGACGAGTCGATCCTGTTCATTTGAAGGAGTTATTTCATTTCCAAGAGATCAAATTAGCCAGACCTCAAGAGGTAGAGAAGGTGACTGGAAGTACGGTCGGCAGTGTAGCGTTAATAAACCCCGATATCCCAACATTCATAGACAGAGAATTATACCGATTTGATTATGTTTATGGAGGTACGGGCGTCCCGCAAACAACATTGAAGATCCGACCAAAGGATATAGAGAAATTAAATCATACCGTTGGATACATAAGGTAG